A section of the Pan paniscus chromosome 11, NHGRI_mPanPan1-v2.0_pri, whole genome shotgun sequence genome encodes:
- the NRARP gene encoding notch-regulated ankyrin repeat-containing protein, protein MSQAELSTCSVPQTQRIFQEAVRKGNTQELQSLLQNMTNCEFNVNSFGPEGQTALHQSVIDGNLELVKLLVKFGADIRLANRDGWSALHIAAFGGHQDIVLYLITKAKYAASGR, encoded by the coding sequence ATGAGCCAGGCCGAGCTGTCCACCTGCTCCGTGCCGCAGACGCAGCGCATCTTCCAGGAGGCTGTGCGCAAGGGCAACACGCAGGAGCTGCAGTCGCTGCTGCAGAACATGACCAACTGCGAGTTCAACGTGAACTCGTTCGGGCCCGAGGGCCAGACGGCGCTGCACCAGTCGGTCATCGACGGCAACCTGGAGCTCGTGAAGCTGCTGGTCAAGTTCGGCGCCGACATCCGCCTGGCCAACCGCGACGGCTGGAGCGCGCTGCACATCGCCGCGTTCGGTGGCCACCAGGACATCGTGCTCTATCTCATCACCAAGGCGAAGTACGCGGCCAGCGGCCGGTGA